The following coding sequences lie in one Takifugu flavidus isolate HTHZ2018 chromosome 4, ASM371156v2, whole genome shotgun sequence genomic window:
- the kiaa1328 gene encoding protein hinderin isoform X3 has protein sequence MAAAATKSGNSVIFWKSSESDEEQPLVFIPGVAGGTKVPLNSGRGSAGTASKRGTRTRRSNGKKETLKRQDYSESESSGVHHPDKMSAAISIAHDAGATKVSSEPNRAKGIVSLKDLCPDDKRRIANLIEELAKVSEEKEVSVQRLKDEHQNFEQKIQQLEEQNVMIAQERESLQHQYRECQELLGLYQQYLSLQQVKLNQSIAHLSQDPAVSKVLSREEAISSTSSHRSSGSPPDGSDHGFAATGPQGPRTRERCGCKEAASGRCVAELSPENRPRRRHTCESRGPQPESDHSCHRCRCRGGCYEAQQKGPGRKSGPHEEFGHHRCEGLHDGHGADSEAQDALMMPVLGHKDWEEKRHQLLLQKMQLEVERERLQVRLAQQEERLNRQNQQLQQSRLHSHRCCGEKQGFLPSSGQFSRNKADELTVPADGESNFLEKHSQPEPALTADEEALRRSRKEMGPSSVKPSLNSSKATPVSLIQDPPQARMEVSVVELLDIMSPITAPKPTPGPPRPSRQPVSKTPRPGDRAVLTPTRSHHWPDQEESQILEDIFFIC, from the exons ATGGCGGCAGCGGCAACTAAAAGTGGAAATTCGGTGATTTTTTGGAAAAGCAGTG AGTCAGATGAGGAGCAGCCTTTGGTTTTCATCCCTG GGGTTGCAGGAGGGACAAAGGTCCCTTTAAACTCGGGGCGAGGAAGCGCCGGTACAGCCAGTAAAAGAGGGACCAGGACACGCAGGTCAAATGGCAAGAAGGAGACACTAAAGAGACAGGACTACTCAGAAAGTGAGAGTTCTGGGGTTCATCATCCAGATAAAATGTCAGCTGCTATATCTATTGCCCACGACGCTGGGGCAACAAAG GTATCCTCTGAGCCTAATAGAGCTAAAGGCATCGTTAGTTTGAAGGATCTCTGTCCAGACGACAAACGCCGGATTGCAAACCTCATTGAAGAATTAGCAAA AGTCAGCGAGGAGAAAGAAGTGTCAGTGCAGCGCCTGAAAGACGAGCATCAAAATTTTGAGCAAAAGatccaacagctggaggaacagAATGTGATGATCgcacaggagagagaga GCTTGCAGCACCAGTACAGAGAGTGTCAGGAGCTACTGGGGCTTTACCAGCAGTACCTTTCTCTGCAACAAGTGAAACTCAACCAGTCCATTGCACATCTGAGCCAGGACCCAGCTGTCAGCAAG GTCCTGAGTAGAGAGGAAGCCATCAGCTCAACGTCTTCACACAGATCCAGCGGCTCGCCCCCCGATGGCTCCGACCATGGCTTCGCCGCCACTGGCCCCCAGGGGCCTCGCACACGAGAGAGATGTGGCTGCAAAGAGGCAGCGTCTGGCCGTTGTGTCGCCGAGCTCAGTCCTGAAAACAGGCCGCGGAGGAGACACACATGTGAGTCGAGGGGGCCACAGCCAGAGTCTGACCACAGCTGTCACCGATGTCGCTGTCGAGGCGGTTGTTACGAGGCTCAGCAGAAAGGACCAGGCAGAAAGAGCGGCCCGCATGAGGAGTTTGGCCATCACAGATGTGAAGG gctccATGATGGACATGGCGCCGACTCAGAGGCCCAAGATGCGCTGATGATGCCTGTGCTGGGTCACAAGGactgggaggaaaagaggcaCCAACTGTTGCTGCAGAAGatgcagctggaggtggagagagagaggctccaGGTCCGGCTGgcgcagcaggaggagaggctcAACAGacagaaccagcagctgcagcagtccCGGCTCCATTCCCACAGGtgctgtggggaaaaacagGGATTTCTGCCTTCAAGTGGACAGTTTAGCAG aaaTAAAGCAGATGAACTCACGGTGCCTGCTGATGGAGAGAGCAACTTCCTGGAGAAACACTCCCAACCAGAACCTGCTCTCACGGCCGACG AAGAGGCACTGAGGCGATCCAGAAAGGAAATGGGCCCCTCTTCTGTTAAGCCCTCTCTAAACTCGAGTAAGGCCACCCCAGTTTCTCTGATCCAGGATCCTCCTCAGGCCAG GATGGAGGTTTCTGTGGTGGAGTTATTGGACATCATGTCTCCCATTACTGCACCCAAACCCACACCGGGACCACCAAGACCGTCACGCCAGCCTGTGTCGAAGACCCCGAGACCAGGGGACAGAGCCGTCCTCACCCCCACGCGCTCCCATCATTGGCCGGACCAGGAAGAAAGCCAAATCCTGGAGGATATATTCTTCATTTGCTGA
- the kiaa1328 gene encoding protein hinderin isoform X2 produces MPTAAERTAESDEEQPLVFIPGVAGGTKVPLNSGRGSAGTASKRGTRTRRSNGKKETLKRQDYSESESSGVHHPDKMSAAISIAHDAGATKVSSEPNRAKGIVSLKDLCPDDKRRIANLIEELAKVSEEKEVSVQRLKDEHQNFEQKIQQLEEQNVMIAQERESLQHQYRECQELLGLYQQYLSLQQVKLNQSIAHLSQDPAVSKVLSREEAISSTSSHRSSGSPPDGSDHGFAATGPQGPRTRERCGCKEAASGRCVAELSPENRPRRRHTCESRGPQPESDHSCHRCRCRGGCYEAQQKGPGRKSGPHEEFGHHRCEGLHDGHGADSEAQDALMMPVLGHKDWEEKRHQLLLQKMQLEVERERLQVRLAQQEERLNRQNQQLQQSRLHSHRDQQADFSRSYSDGGPCMEASIQQQLPTRNKADELTVPADGESNFLEKHSQPEPALTADEEALRRSRKEMGPSSVKPSLNSSKATPVSLIQDPPQARMEVSVVELLDIMSPITAPKPTPGPPRPSRQPVSKTPRPGDRAVLTPTRSHHWPDQEESQILEDIFFIC; encoded by the exons ATGCccactgctgcagagagaacagcag AGTCAGATGAGGAGCAGCCTTTGGTTTTCATCCCTG GGGTTGCAGGAGGGACAAAGGTCCCTTTAAACTCGGGGCGAGGAAGCGCCGGTACAGCCAGTAAAAGAGGGACCAGGACACGCAGGTCAAATGGCAAGAAGGAGACACTAAAGAGACAGGACTACTCAGAAAGTGAGAGTTCTGGGGTTCATCATCCAGATAAAATGTCAGCTGCTATATCTATTGCCCACGACGCTGGGGCAACAAAG GTATCCTCTGAGCCTAATAGAGCTAAAGGCATCGTTAGTTTGAAGGATCTCTGTCCAGACGACAAACGCCGGATTGCAAACCTCATTGAAGAATTAGCAAA AGTCAGCGAGGAGAAAGAAGTGTCAGTGCAGCGCCTGAAAGACGAGCATCAAAATTTTGAGCAAAAGatccaacagctggaggaacagAATGTGATGATCgcacaggagagagaga GCTTGCAGCACCAGTACAGAGAGTGTCAGGAGCTACTGGGGCTTTACCAGCAGTACCTTTCTCTGCAACAAGTGAAACTCAACCAGTCCATTGCACATCTGAGCCAGGACCCAGCTGTCAGCAAG GTCCTGAGTAGAGAGGAAGCCATCAGCTCAACGTCTTCACACAGATCCAGCGGCTCGCCCCCCGATGGCTCCGACCATGGCTTCGCCGCCACTGGCCCCCAGGGGCCTCGCACACGAGAGAGATGTGGCTGCAAAGAGGCAGCGTCTGGCCGTTGTGTCGCCGAGCTCAGTCCTGAAAACAGGCCGCGGAGGAGACACACATGTGAGTCGAGGGGGCCACAGCCAGAGTCTGACCACAGCTGTCACCGATGTCGCTGTCGAGGCGGTTGTTACGAGGCTCAGCAGAAAGGACCAGGCAGAAAGAGCGGCCCGCATGAGGAGTTTGGCCATCACAGATGTGAAGG gctccATGATGGACATGGCGCCGACTCAGAGGCCCAAGATGCGCTGATGATGCCTGTGCTGGGTCACAAGGactgggaggaaaagaggcaCCAACTGTTGCTGCAGAAGatgcagctggaggtggagagagagaggctccaGGTCCGGCTGgcgcagcaggaggagaggctcAACAGacagaaccagcagctgcagcagtccCGGCTCCATTCCCACAG GGATCAACAGGCTGATTTCAGCAGGTCATACTCTGATGGAGGTCCATGTATGGAAGCTTCCATTCAACAACAGCTGCCCACAAG aaaTAAAGCAGATGAACTCACGGTGCCTGCTGATGGAGAGAGCAACTTCCTGGAGAAACACTCCCAACCAGAACCTGCTCTCACGGCCGACG AAGAGGCACTGAGGCGATCCAGAAAGGAAATGGGCCCCTCTTCTGTTAAGCCCTCTCTAAACTCGAGTAAGGCCACCCCAGTTTCTCTGATCCAGGATCCTCCTCAGGCCAG GATGGAGGTTTCTGTGGTGGAGTTATTGGACATCATGTCTCCCATTACTGCACCCAAACCCACACCGGGACCACCAAGACCGTCACGCCAGCCTGTGTCGAAGACCCCGAGACCAGGGGACAGAGCCGTCCTCACCCCCACGCGCTCCCATCATTGGCCGGACCAGGAAGAAAGCCAAATCCTGGAGGATATATTCTTCATTTGCTGA
- the kiaa1328 gene encoding protein hinderin isoform X1, which yields MAAAATKSGNSVIFWKSSESDEEQPLVFIPGVAGGTKVPLNSGRGSAGTASKRGTRTRRSNGKKETLKRQDYSESESSGVHHPDKMSAAISIAHDAGATKVSSEPNRAKGIVSLKDLCPDDKRRIANLIEELAKVSEEKEVSVQRLKDEHQNFEQKIQQLEEQNVMIAQERESLQHQYRECQELLGLYQQYLSLQQVKLNQSIAHLSQDPAVSKVLSREEAISSTSSHRSSGSPPDGSDHGFAATGPQGPRTRERCGCKEAASGRCVAELSPENRPRRRHTCESRGPQPESDHSCHRCRCRGGCYEAQQKGPGRKSGPHEEFGHHRCEGLHDGHGADSEAQDALMMPVLGHKDWEEKRHQLLLQKMQLEVERERLQVRLAQQEERLNRQNQQLQQSRLHSHRDQQADFSRSYSDGGPCMEASIQQQLPTRNKADELTVPADGESNFLEKHSQPEPALTADEEALRRSRKEMGPSSVKPSLNSSKATPVSLIQDPPQARMEVSVVELLDIMSPITAPKPTPGPPRPSRQPVSKTPRPGDRAVLTPTRSHHWPDQEESQILEDIFFIC from the exons ATGGCGGCAGCGGCAACTAAAAGTGGAAATTCGGTGATTTTTTGGAAAAGCAGTG AGTCAGATGAGGAGCAGCCTTTGGTTTTCATCCCTG GGGTTGCAGGAGGGACAAAGGTCCCTTTAAACTCGGGGCGAGGAAGCGCCGGTACAGCCAGTAAAAGAGGGACCAGGACACGCAGGTCAAATGGCAAGAAGGAGACACTAAAGAGACAGGACTACTCAGAAAGTGAGAGTTCTGGGGTTCATCATCCAGATAAAATGTCAGCTGCTATATCTATTGCCCACGACGCTGGGGCAACAAAG GTATCCTCTGAGCCTAATAGAGCTAAAGGCATCGTTAGTTTGAAGGATCTCTGTCCAGACGACAAACGCCGGATTGCAAACCTCATTGAAGAATTAGCAAA AGTCAGCGAGGAGAAAGAAGTGTCAGTGCAGCGCCTGAAAGACGAGCATCAAAATTTTGAGCAAAAGatccaacagctggaggaacagAATGTGATGATCgcacaggagagagaga GCTTGCAGCACCAGTACAGAGAGTGTCAGGAGCTACTGGGGCTTTACCAGCAGTACCTTTCTCTGCAACAAGTGAAACTCAACCAGTCCATTGCACATCTGAGCCAGGACCCAGCTGTCAGCAAG GTCCTGAGTAGAGAGGAAGCCATCAGCTCAACGTCTTCACACAGATCCAGCGGCTCGCCCCCCGATGGCTCCGACCATGGCTTCGCCGCCACTGGCCCCCAGGGGCCTCGCACACGAGAGAGATGTGGCTGCAAAGAGGCAGCGTCTGGCCGTTGTGTCGCCGAGCTCAGTCCTGAAAACAGGCCGCGGAGGAGACACACATGTGAGTCGAGGGGGCCACAGCCAGAGTCTGACCACAGCTGTCACCGATGTCGCTGTCGAGGCGGTTGTTACGAGGCTCAGCAGAAAGGACCAGGCAGAAAGAGCGGCCCGCATGAGGAGTTTGGCCATCACAGATGTGAAGG gctccATGATGGACATGGCGCCGACTCAGAGGCCCAAGATGCGCTGATGATGCCTGTGCTGGGTCACAAGGactgggaggaaaagaggcaCCAACTGTTGCTGCAGAAGatgcagctggaggtggagagagagaggctccaGGTCCGGCTGgcgcagcaggaggagaggctcAACAGacagaaccagcagctgcagcagtccCGGCTCCATTCCCACAG GGATCAACAGGCTGATTTCAGCAGGTCATACTCTGATGGAGGTCCATGTATGGAAGCTTCCATTCAACAACAGCTGCCCACAAG aaaTAAAGCAGATGAACTCACGGTGCCTGCTGATGGAGAGAGCAACTTCCTGGAGAAACACTCCCAACCAGAACCTGCTCTCACGGCCGACG AAGAGGCACTGAGGCGATCCAGAAAGGAAATGGGCCCCTCTTCTGTTAAGCCCTCTCTAAACTCGAGTAAGGCCACCCCAGTTTCTCTGATCCAGGATCCTCCTCAGGCCAG GATGGAGGTTTCTGTGGTGGAGTTATTGGACATCATGTCTCCCATTACTGCACCCAAACCCACACCGGGACCACCAAGACCGTCACGCCAGCCTGTGTCGAAGACCCCGAGACCAGGGGACAGAGCCGTCCTCACCCCCACGCGCTCCCATCATTGGCCGGACCAGGAAGAAAGCCAAATCCTGGAGGATATATTCTTCATTTGCTGA
- the tpgs2 gene encoding tubulin polyglutamylase complex subunit 2, which yields MEGAKEGLSIKGTAERLTLGIIRILENMPGVVDVRFAEREPAEKRRLLSWEQKNTCILPEDLRDFYQTTDGFTLTWSIKLDNEFIPLGCMKINSVAMLCPLLQPVSLYSLPNAPSLVDLDWEETNTQTEKAQVPAEPHFDSRSRIFELDSCGGNGKVCLVYKNCTPGVVAQQSEIWFLDRSLCWHFLTTSFTSYYRLMVTHLGLPEWQYSFTPYGPSPQAKQWASLYQPLTFTCEADAPAEAHLNKLDPTKAFRGKAKVTVAKKKQSTQSSVGSAAKGGAGKATGAKR from the exons ATGGAAGGAGCTAAAGAAGGCCTGTCTATTAAAGGCACTGCTGAGAGACTGACCCTCGGTATCATCCGAATACTCG AGAACATGCCTGGTGTGGTTGACGTGCGCTTTGCAGAGCGAGAACCTGCAGAAAAGAGGAGGCTGCTTTCATGGGAACAG AAAAACACTTGTATTTTGCCAGAGGACCTGCGGGACTTCTATCAGACAACCGACGGGTTTACACTAACCTGGAGCATTAAACTAGACA ATGAGTTTATTCCCTTAGGATGCATGAAGATTAACAGTGTGGCCATGCTGTGCCCGCTGCTGCAGCCCGTGTCGTTATATTCTCTACCCAATGCACCTTCACTGGTTGACCTGGACTGGGAGGAAACCAATACCCAGACTG AGAAGGCGCAGGTTCCGGCAGAACCCCATTTTGATTCCCGCAGCCGCATCTTTGAGCTGGATTCCTGTGGTGGAAACGGGAAAGTGTGCCTGGTTTATAAAAACTGCACTCCAG GAGTTGTTGCCCAGCAGAGCGAAATCTGGTTCCTGGACCGCTCGCTGTGCTGGCATTTTCTGACTACGTCCTTCACGTCCTACTACAGGCTGATGGTCACACATCTGGGTCTACCTGAGTGGCAGTACTCTTTCACCCCATATGGCCCCAGCCCCCAGGCAAAG cagtggGCATCGCTGTACCAGCCGCTGACGTTCACCTGTGAGGCTGATGCTCCTGCCGAGGCTCATCTTAACAAGTTGGACCCCACAAAAGCCTTCAGGGGCAAAGCGAAGGTAACCGTCGCGAAGAAGAAGCAGTCGACCCAAAGCAGTGTGGGGAGCGCTGCGAAAGGTGGTGCAGGAAAAGCCACCGGAGCAAAAAGGTGA